In the Clostridium sp. 'White wine YQ' genome, GAAGCGAATCTAATTTCTTTTTCTTAAACTCTGGAGGAGCAATGAACCAGGTACCTCCACAGGCTACGGCTTTTTTCTGGCGCAATACTAAATATTATTTGGAGTGGGATGCCTCATGGACTGATCCATGTGAAACACAAAAGAATATTGAGCTTGTCCAACAAACACGGGAACAATTAAGACCTTATGTAACTGGCTCATACGTCAATGTACCAGACTTAGGAATAAAGAATTATGGTCAGGAATATTATGGTGATAATTTTGCTAGGCTTAAGAAAGTTAAAGCAAAATATGATCCAGAAAACATTTTTCATTTTGTACAGAGTATTCCGATACCACCTGATTGTGATAAATGCCATAAGGATTATAAGTAATAGCAACAATTGATTTTTATTAAGACGGATAGTTATTTTATAAAATGTAGTAAAGCGTGCGATATTTAAAATCGCACGTTACTTAATTCTTTATTGGTTAATATAAAAAATAAGTTGATAAAGTTACATAAGTAATATTAATTAAAATCACCTCATATTATATTTTGAGGTGATTTTATGTTTGAAATAATTAAGGAGTTAATAATTTAAGTTTAATAAAGTGAATACAATAATATTAAAGAGAGATTTTAAGGGTTATATGAAATATAAGGTGAATAATTAGATTTCTAATTTATTTATAATTAATTTTTTATATTTAAAGGGAGGAAGGGTTTAATGAAAAAAATTATAAACAATCCGGACTTAGTAGTTGAGGACATGCTAAAAGGAATGGTTGCAGCTCATCCACAATATATAAAGAAATTAGAAAATGCAGATGTATTAGTTAGAGTAAATAGAACTGCTAACGGTAAGGTAGCATTAGTTAGTGGAGGAGGAAGTGGTCATGAACCTGCACATGGAGGATATGTAGGAAAGGGAATGCTTGACGCAGCAGTTGCAGGAGCAGTATTTACGTCACCTACACCTGACCAAGTATATGAAGCTATAAAAGCTACTGATTCAGGAAAAGGAGTTTTACTTATAATTAAGAATTACACTGGAGATATAATGAATTTCGAGATGGCAAAGGAAATGGCTGAAATGGAGGGGATAAATGTAAACGCTGTCGTAGTTAATGATGATGTAGCAGTAGAAAACAGCACCTATACAGCTGGAAGAAGAGGAATAGCAGGCACAATATTCGTGCACAAGATAGCAGGAGCAAAGGCTGAAACTGGAGCTTCTTTAGATGAAGTTACAGAAGTTGCAGAAAAGGTAATAGCAAATGTAAGAAGTATGGGAATGGCGATTTCTTCATGTATAGTCCCAGCAGCAGGTAAACCAAACTTTACTTTAGGTGAAGAGGAAATGGAAATTGGAATGGGGATACATGGGGAACCTGGGACTCATAGAGAGAAAATAAAATCTTCTGATGAAATTGCGGAACACTTAGTAAATAAAATTTTAGAAGATTCTCCGCTAAATAAAGGAGAAGAAGTTGCAGTAATGGTTAATGGGTTAGCATCAACTCCACTTATGGAATTATATATTGTTAATAAAAAGGTAAATGAAATACTAGAAGGAAAAGGTATAAAGACTCATAAAACATTTGTAGGAGAATTTATGACATCACTAGAGATGGCTGGCTTTTCTATAACTATATTAAAGCTTGATAGTGAATTAAAGGAACTACTAGATGCGACCGCAGATACACCAGCTTTTAAAAGTATATAAGGTGGAGGAATATATGTTATGAGTATAGATGGGAAAAAGGTTATAGAGGTATTAGAAAAAATAAATATAAAGTTGGAAGAAAATAAGGCTTATCTTTCAGAATTAGATGCAGCTATTGGAGATGGAGATCATGGCTTAAATATGTGTAAAGGATTTAAGGCTGTGGTAGAAAAACTAAAAGAGGATGATGGACAGGATATTGCAGGTATTTTAAAGAAGACTGGAATGGCATTAGTTACTAATGTAGGAGGTGCATCAGGGCCTTTATATGGGACAGCTTTTATGAAAGCGGCTGGATGTGTAAGTGGGAAAACAGAAATAGATATAAATGATTTTGGAGAGATGCTATATTATGCCCTTGAGGGTATAAAGATGAGGGGCAGAAGTGAAGCAGAGGATAAAACTATGATAGATGCACTAGAACCTGCTTTGAAAGCTGTGAGGGAAGGAATATCAAAAGAACTTGAAGCAAAAGAGGTACTTAGATTGGCTAAGGAAGCAGCATTTAAAGGTGTTGAACATACTAAGGATATTATAGCAAAAAAAGGGAGAGCTAGTTACTTAGGTCTTAGAAGTATAGGACACCAAGATGCTGGAGCTACTTCATCTGCTATAATGCTAGAGACTATATACCAAGCATTTAATTAAAAATTTTTGTATTAATCATGTTTAGATAACTTCAAAAAGGAGAGTATACATGGTAGGGTTAGTAATAGTTTCACATAGTGAAAATATAGCAAAAGGGGTAAAAGAGTTAGTTGAGCAAATGGTACCTAATGTACCTATTGCGGCAGCTGGAGG is a window encoding:
- the dhaL gene encoding dihydroxyacetone kinase subunit DhaL, translated to MSIDGKKVIEVLEKINIKLEENKAYLSELDAAIGDGDHGLNMCKGFKAVVEKLKEDDGQDIAGILKKTGMALVTNVGGASGPLYGTAFMKAAGCVSGKTEIDINDFGEMLYYALEGIKMRGRSEAEDKTMIDALEPALKAVREGISKELEAKEVLRLAKEAAFKGVEHTKDIIAKKGRASYLGLRSIGHQDAGATSSAIMLETIYQAFN
- the dhaK gene encoding dihydroxyacetone kinase subunit DhaK; translation: MKKIINNPDLVVEDMLKGMVAAHPQYIKKLENADVLVRVNRTANGKVALVSGGGSGHEPAHGGYVGKGMLDAAVAGAVFTSPTPDQVYEAIKATDSGKGVLLIIKNYTGDIMNFEMAKEMAEMEGINVNAVVVNDDVAVENSTYTAGRRGIAGTIFVHKIAGAKAETGASLDEVTEVAEKVIANVRSMGMAISSCIVPAAGKPNFTLGEEEMEIGMGIHGEPGTHREKIKSSDEIAEHLVNKILEDSPLNKGEEVAVMVNGLASTPLMELYIVNKKVNEILEGKGIKTHKTFVGEFMTSLEMAGFSITILKLDSELKELLDATADTPAFKSI